Proteins encoded in a region of the Acidimicrobiales bacterium genome:
- a CDS encoding TetR/AcrR family transcriptional regulator, translated as MSTGESGRYLHPDVRRRQIVEAASRVFAEKGFPATRMSDIAAEANIAQGTIYRFFDSKEEIAKAVFEVSEEICRAALQRILRESPDGDAKAILGRYIAWYVRFLARGRRIVAALFAWEVDTNGRSGSDIGWTHWRGEQLGRLLKEAGVEEIEGTDMGRLLPLLIYSLTALSNLHAEDSQEDEEALGRRIIDIVERLFDVEVPKEKGGPKR; from the coding sequence GTGAGCACCGGTGAGTCCGGGCGGTATCTCCATCCCGACGTTAGGCGTAGGCAGATAGTTGAAGCCGCGTCCAGGGTTTTCGCCGAGAAGGGCTTTCCGGCTACGCGTATGTCGGATATCGCGGCTGAGGCGAATATCGCGCAAGGGACGATTTACAGGTTTTTCGACTCCAAGGAGGAGATAGCGAAGGCGGTCTTCGAGGTTTCCGAGGAGATCTGTCGAGCGGCTCTGCAGCGGATTCTGCGTGAGTCCCCCGATGGCGATGCGAAGGCCATTTTGGGTCGCTATATCGCCTGGTACGTCCGCTTCTTGGCCAGAGGAAGGCGAATCGTCGCGGCCCTGTTCGCGTGGGAAGTCGACACGAACGGGAGGTCCGGTAGCGATATCGGCTGGACGCACTGGAGAGGTGAGCAGCTCGGCCGGCTCCTCAAAGAAGCTGGAGTCGAAGAGATCGAGGGGACGGACATGGGCCGGCTCCTTCCTCTTCTGATTTACAGCTTGACGGCGTTGTCCAATCTTCACGCAGAGGACAGCCAGGAGGACGAAGAAGCTTTAGGTAGACGGATCATCGATATCGTCGAGCGGCTCTTCGATGTCGAAGTCCCGAAAGAAAAGGGGGGACCCAAAAGGTGA
- a CDS encoding amidohydrolase family protein: MSDDPEPRRRLLPIISVDDHLIEPPDLFEGRLPKAYADRAPKVVEVDGRQVWEVDGRQELNIGLSAVAGRPRDSWSRDPVRFDVMRRGCWDIDRRVADMDINGVGASICFPSGLIGFCGSKLLQVKDDDFALALLRGYNTWQLEVWHGRHPTRIIPMQMPYLQDAKVAAQEIRSNAELGFRALSFCEDPAKLGLASIWSGYWDPVLAACEETGTVLCLHVASSGWNPTVAKEAPPAMRPIHFMSIALIAATDWLWSGIPTRYPKLKIVMSEGGVGWVPVLARRSDYVMNHAIAGEEAGAWTDSLLPSEVLKRNFWFCLLDEPLSPEVVYTAGIDHLLAESDYPHADGTWPNTQDVMAKRLSWLDEKDALKVSYRNAEALFDFKLDEAQTQTAMTA, from the coding sequence TTGAGTGACGATCCGGAACCCCGGCGGCGGCTGTTACCGATCATCTCCGTAGACGACCATCTGATAGAGCCCCCGGATCTGTTCGAGGGTCGGCTCCCGAAGGCTTATGCGGACCGCGCCCCGAAGGTGGTGGAGGTCGATGGCAGGCAGGTGTGGGAGGTTGATGGTAGGCAGGAGCTGAATATCGGTCTGAGTGCCGTGGCCGGTCGCCCGAGGGACAGTTGGAGCCGGGATCCGGTCCGCTTCGATGTCATGCGCCGGGGTTGCTGGGACATCGATCGGCGAGTCGCCGATATGGATATCAACGGTGTGGGTGCTTCTATCTGCTTTCCTTCCGGCCTGATCGGGTTCTGTGGTTCGAAGCTGCTGCAGGTGAAGGACGACGACTTCGCTCTCGCTCTGCTGCGGGGCTACAACACCTGGCAGCTCGAGGTGTGGCACGGGCGTCATCCGACACGGATCATCCCGATGCAGATGCCATACCTGCAGGACGCAAAAGTGGCAGCGCAGGAGATCCGTTCCAACGCAGAGCTGGGATTCCGTGCGCTTTCGTTCTGCGAGGACCCCGCCAAATTGGGGCTCGCGTCGATCTGGTCTGGATACTGGGACCCCGTCTTAGCGGCTTGCGAGGAGACCGGCACGGTTCTGTGTCTCCACGTCGCATCGTCCGGCTGGAATCCGACGGTAGCGAAGGAAGCTCCCCCGGCGATGCGCCCGATCCACTTCATGTCGATCGCGCTCATTGCAGCGACAGACTGGCTGTGGTCAGGGATACCGACGCGGTACCCGAAGCTCAAGATCGTCATGTCCGAAGGCGGGGTGGGCTGGGTGCCGGTGCTCGCCAGGCGGAGCGACTACGTCATGAATCACGCCATCGCCGGAGAGGAGGCCGGTGCGTGGACCGACTCGCTTCTTCCGAGCGAGGTATTGAAGAGGAACTTCTGGTTCTGCCTGTTGGACGAGCCTCTCAGCCCGGAGGTGGTCTACACAGCCGGCATCGACCACCTCCTGGCGGAGAGTGACTATCCGCATGCCGATGGCACCTGGCCCAACACGCAGGACGTCATGGCGAAGCGTCTGAGCTGGCTGGATGAGAAGGATGCGCTGAAAGTGTCATATCGGAATGCCGAGGCTCTCTTCGACTTCAAACTCGATGAGGCTCAGACTCAGACCGCGATGACGGCGTAG
- a CDS encoding NAD(P)/FAD-dependent oxidoreductase yields the protein MESEHYDAVIVGAGFSGMYALHKLRDDLQFNVIAVEQGSDVGGTWYWNRYQGARCDAESIYYSYSFSLQVEQGWSWTEKYATGPEIFEYARYVADCHDLRRSIRFKTTVEAAVFDEQSNVWQVRTSDGRSVSASFLIMATGPLSIPYVPDFRGRDKFKGRAFHTSEWPDDLDLTGKRVACIGTGSSGIQTCTAIAPAVSQLYVMQRSANFAVPSANRPLTPEEIEAVKAAYPEERRNELRSKAPKTAMSVGEEERLQHYSEMWEAGGLRFLNSFSDIMFDEQANETVAEFARSKIREIVENPEVAEALCPVDHPFGSKRLCVDTGYYEIFNRPNVTLVDLRRDPIVEFTETGIKTEAHQYDVDVVIFATGFDAMTGAVRRIDLVGRNGMKLKDKWSHGPTTYLGFAISGFPNLFLIHGPGSPSVLENMIRGSENQVDWVSRCLAYLRRNGIETIEATPEAEADWTEHVNRMANATLFPRSNSWWAGANIDGKPRAFMPYVAGLRRYMKFCYTAAAQRYRGFVLDGKDQSGDEDLTETSVEDLLDVAEHRWYGIAGLPPPPPRRRQKAVTS from the coding sequence ATGGAATCAGAGCACTATGACGCTGTCATCGTGGGGGCCGGATTCTCCGGGATGTATGCGCTTCACAAGCTCCGTGATGATCTCCAGTTCAATGTCATTGCTGTCGAACAGGGCAGTGACGTAGGGGGAACCTGGTACTGGAATCGCTACCAAGGCGCCCGGTGCGATGCTGAGTCGATCTACTACTCCTATTCGTTCTCACTGCAGGTCGAGCAGGGATGGAGCTGGACCGAGAAATACGCGACAGGTCCAGAGATCTTTGAGTACGCGCGTTATGTGGCCGACTGCCATGATCTCCGCCGCAGTATCCGGTTCAAGACGACCGTCGAGGCAGCGGTCTTCGATGAGCAATCGAATGTCTGGCAGGTAAGGACCTCGGATGGACGGAGCGTCAGCGCCAGCTTCTTGATCATGGCGACAGGTCCACTGTCCATCCCTTATGTCCCGGACTTCCGCGGTCGGGACAAGTTCAAGGGTCGCGCATTTCACACCAGTGAATGGCCCGACGATCTGGATCTGACCGGTAAGCGAGTGGCCTGTATCGGCACCGGCTCGTCCGGAATACAGACATGCACGGCGATAGCCCCGGCGGTCTCACAGCTGTACGTCATGCAGCGCAGCGCCAACTTCGCGGTGCCATCGGCAAACCGCCCGTTGACACCCGAGGAGATCGAAGCGGTCAAGGCTGCTTACCCTGAGGAGCGGCGCAACGAGTTGCGCTCGAAGGCACCGAAGACGGCGATGTCGGTCGGCGAGGAGGAACGTCTTCAGCACTATTCGGAGATGTGGGAAGCCGGTGGACTCCGGTTCCTCAACTCCTTCTCTGACATCATGTTCGACGAGCAGGCGAATGAGACCGTGGCGGAGTTCGCTCGATCGAAGATTCGCGAGATAGTCGAGAATCCGGAGGTCGCGGAGGCCCTGTGCCCGGTGGATCACCCCTTCGGCTCGAAGCGGCTCTGCGTGGACACGGGCTACTACGAGATCTTCAACCGCCCGAATGTGACGCTGGTCGACCTGCGCCGGGACCCGATCGTCGAGTTCACGGAGACCGGCATCAAGACCGAGGCGCATCAATATGACGTCGATGTCGTCATCTTCGCGACCGGGTTCGACGCGATGACCGGCGCCGTCCGGCGGATCGATCTCGTTGGCCGGAACGGGATGAAGCTCAAGGACAAATGGAGTCACGGACCGACGACTTATCTGGGGTTCGCGATAAGCGGCTTCCCGAATCTGTTCCTCATCCACGGCCCGGGCAGCCCATCGGTCCTCGAGAACATGATCAGAGGATCAGAGAACCAGGTCGACTGGGTCAGCAGGTGCCTTGCGTACCTGAGAAGAAACGGGATCGAAACGATCGAAGCCACCCCCGAGGCCGAAGCCGACTGGACCGAGCATGTCAACCGGATGGCGAACGCCACCCTGTTCCCCCGCTCGAACTCCTGGTGGGCCGGAGCGAACATAGACGGGAAGCCTCGGGCGTTCATGCCCTACGTGGCAGGACTTCGCCGCTACATGAAGTTCTGTTACACAGCCGCCGCGCAGCGTTACAGGGGCTTCGTGCTCGACGGCAAGGACCAAAGCGGCGACGAAGACCTGACCGAAACCTCGGTCGAGGACTTGCTCGACGTCGCGGAACACCGATGGTACGGCATTGCTGGCCTCCCCCCGCCTCCCCCAAGGAGGCGCCAGAAAGCGGTGACGTCCTGA
- a CDS encoding amidohydrolase family protein produces MQYKVISADNHITEPPGTFIERVPARFRDRAPRILPGDDGGDGWSFDGGEPRTTFGAGGQMGGLASPKAKYRGMKWEDILPGNYDGAAHLKDMELDGIDAVAVYPLASAATYAMEDRDLALACVRAYNDWMIDEFCSVDPSRLLAMCLVPVDDPMDTILEEVERTAQKGAKEFFLPFYSARPYWDPYYDPLWKLVSDAGCPVTIHREHGGKGGTQEGNRGYQGVQLPDSGEIKDSLWVSSTVQRFFSVMGRITDMIFTGVFDRFPNLKIVNAECNFGWVPFWRQTMDEEWERHQTTGWTKMLAVQSPSSYLGRNVFVTILDDKVGFDLARTDKGLQEMAMFSNDYPHSVTLWPRSQEVIADLTQGMDESAKHAILAGNAIRAFNLDAMATI; encoded by the coding sequence TTGCAGTACAAAGTGATCTCAGCGGACAACCACATCACGGAACCGCCCGGTACGTTCATAGAGAGGGTGCCGGCGAGGTTCCGGGACCGCGCTCCGCGGATACTGCCGGGGGACGATGGCGGAGATGGATGGAGCTTCGACGGCGGTGAGCCCCGGACGACGTTCGGCGCCGGAGGGCAGATGGGCGGCCTGGCCTCCCCGAAGGCGAAGTACCGCGGGATGAAATGGGAGGACATCCTCCCCGGCAATTACGACGGAGCGGCTCATCTCAAGGACATGGAGCTGGACGGCATAGATGCGGTAGCCGTGTATCCCCTGGCGAGTGCAGCTACGTACGCGATGGAAGATCGCGACCTGGCGCTGGCATGCGTCCGGGCCTACAACGACTGGATGATCGACGAATTCTGTTCGGTCGATCCTTCCAGGCTGCTGGCCATGTGCCTCGTCCCGGTGGATGACCCCATGGACACGATTCTCGAAGAGGTCGAGCGCACCGCGCAGAAGGGAGCCAAGGAGTTCTTCCTGCCCTTTTACTCAGCGCGACCTTACTGGGACCCCTACTACGACCCGCTGTGGAAGCTGGTGAGCGATGCGGGCTGCCCGGTCACGATCCATAGGGAGCATGGTGGGAAGGGCGGAACGCAGGAGGGCAACCGCGGCTATCAGGGTGTCCAACTTCCCGACAGCGGCGAGATAAAGGACTCACTGTGGGTGTCGAGCACCGTCCAGCGCTTCTTCTCCGTGATGGGGAGGATCACCGACATGATCTTCACCGGCGTGTTCGACCGCTTCCCGAACCTGAAGATCGTCAACGCAGAATGCAACTTCGGCTGGGTCCCGTTCTGGAGGCAGACGATGGACGAGGAGTGGGAGCGCCACCAGACGACCGGATGGACGAAGATGCTGGCCGTACAGTCACCCTCCTCGTATCTCGGGCGAAACGTCTTCGTGACGATCCTCGACGACAAGGTCGGCTTCGACTTGGCGAGAACCGACAAGGGCCTTCAAGAGATGGCGATGTTCTCCAACGACTATCCCCACAGCGTGACGCTCTGGCCTCGAAGCCAGGAGGTAATAGCGGACTTGACGCAGGGCATGGACGAATCAGCCAAGCACGCCATTCTCGCCGGCAACGCCATCCGCGCCTTCAACCTTGACGCCATGGCGACCATATAG
- a CDS encoding class II aldolase/adducin family protein — protein MGVTTVDVSSQELGDQEQQWAVRCDLAACCQLVDLYGMSDFPGTHITARVPGTSDHFFMTPPGIHFGEMKASDLVEVGPDGKAVGEGMPPINYAGFVIHSAVYSVRPDVACVVHTHTEPVNAVGMMREGLLPITQKALLLWDAVRYHEFEGAALDLEERQRLGEDLNDGWCMILKHHGGLTVGRTVGEAFSWTLKLEVACKHQVTGLSCGRELEWLSPEVVEKTIEQGRRFRAARLEREANGLQWSALMGDLEWPAYLRKLERERGGGWRQ, from the coding sequence ATGGGAGTGACCACCGTAGACGTCAGCTCGCAGGAGCTGGGTGACCAAGAACAGCAGTGGGCCGTCCGTTGCGATCTGGCCGCCTGCTGTCAACTGGTGGACCTGTACGGCATGTCGGACTTTCCGGGAACCCATATCACCGCAAGGGTCCCTGGGACTTCCGACCACTTCTTCATGACACCCCCTGGTATCCATTTCGGCGAGATGAAGGCGTCGGATCTGGTCGAGGTCGGACCGGACGGGAAAGCCGTCGGCGAGGGGATGCCGCCTATCAACTACGCCGGGTTCGTCATTCACAGTGCGGTGTATTCCGTGCGGCCGGACGTGGCGTGCGTCGTTCACACCCATACCGAACCGGTCAACGCGGTCGGGATGATGCGAGAGGGGCTCTTGCCCATCACCCAGAAGGCCCTCTTGCTCTGGGACGCTGTGAGGTACCACGAATTCGAAGGAGCGGCGCTCGATCTGGAGGAACGCCAGCGCCTGGGCGAGGACCTCAACGACGGTTGGTGCATGATCCTGAAGCACCACGGCGGACTGACGGTCGGCCGCACCGTCGGTGAAGCGTTCTCCTGGACTCTCAAACTCGAGGTGGCGTGCAAGCACCAGGTCACCGGCCTGAGCTGCGGGCGGGAGCTGGAATGGCTCTCCCCGGAGGTCGTGGAAAAGACCATCGAGCAGGGCCGCCGCTTCCGGGCCGCGCGGTTGGAACGGGAGGCGAACGGGCTGCAGTGGTCGGCTCTGATGGGCGACCTGGAGTGGCCGGCATACCTGCGCAAGCTCGAACGCGAGCGAGGCGGGGGGTGGCGGCAGTAG
- a CDS encoding CoA transferase — protein MSSEGNGLPHPAALEGVVVVDLTRQMAGPYGTVILGDFGADVIKVESLPDGDPSRKSGVAFCGTESAVFLQWNRNKRSIAIDLRRPEGLQVLLELIDRADVLVENYRPGVAEEIGIGYDVVSERNPRLLYCSLSAFGREGPYALSPGTDPVVQAMSGVMSLTGEVGGGPLLVGIPVADFTGALMVAQAVLLGLAARERTGRGQRIDISMLASLLFGLTTRLATYWATGRDSERYGSAHSVVAPYEAFQTADGEIVAGSWAPDAWPRFCEAIGMPELENDQRFATNKERVANRTDLRSVLTPVFKTHTTAEWEERFRAATALFGEICSISRALSHPQAEALGVVTSMPHPRLGEIQQLANPIRMSETPAELHHPPPLLGQHTAEILRWVGYSSKEISSLMSDGVVLAAQEEAAR, from the coding sequence GTGTCGTCAGAAGGTAATGGTCTTCCGCACCCGGCTGCCCTGGAAGGGGTAGTCGTCGTCGACCTGACGAGGCAGATGGCCGGTCCCTATGGGACTGTCATCCTCGGCGACTTCGGCGCGGATGTCATCAAGGTCGAGTCCCTGCCCGACGGCGATCCGAGTCGGAAGTCCGGGGTGGCTTTCTGCGGTACCGAATCGGCTGTATTCCTCCAGTGGAACAGGAACAAGCGAAGCATCGCGATCGATCTCCGGCGCCCTGAGGGCTTGCAGGTCCTGCTCGAGCTCATCGACCGGGCGGACGTACTGGTGGAGAACTACCGGCCCGGCGTGGCGGAAGAGATCGGGATCGGTTACGACGTCGTGTCCGAGCGCAATCCGCGGCTGCTCTACTGCTCGCTTTCTGCATTCGGCCGTGAGGGCCCCTACGCCCTGTCCCCGGGCACCGACCCGGTAGTACAGGCCATGTCGGGTGTGATGTCGCTCACCGGCGAGGTTGGAGGCGGCCCGCTCCTGGTCGGGATCCCGGTTGCGGACTTCACAGGGGCGCTGATGGTGGCTCAAGCCGTGCTGCTCGGCCTGGCTGCACGGGAGCGGACCGGGAGAGGCCAGCGGATCGACATCTCGATGCTCGCCTCGCTGCTGTTCGGCCTGACGACACGGTTGGCGACTTACTGGGCTACAGGTCGAGATTCGGAGCGGTACGGCAGCGCTCACAGCGTCGTGGCACCCTACGAGGCGTTCCAGACGGCCGATGGCGAGATAGTTGCCGGTTCGTGGGCGCCGGATGCGTGGCCCCGCTTCTGCGAAGCGATCGGCATGCCCGAGCTCGAGAATGATCAGCGGTTCGCAACGAACAAGGAACGCGTGGCCAACCGAACCGACCTCAGGTCTGTGCTCACACCTGTCTTCAAAACGCACACCACCGCCGAATGGGAAGAACGGTTCAGGGCCGCGACCGCATTGTTCGGGGAGATCTGCAGCATCTCGAGGGCGCTTTCACATCCCCAAGCGGAAGCGCTCGGCGTGGTCACATCAATGCCCCACCCGCGGCTGGGAGAGATACAGCAGCTGGCGAATCCCATCCGCATGTCCGAAACGCCAGCAGAGCTGCATCACCCTCCACCGCTGCTCGGGCAGCACACCGCGGAGATCCTCCGCTGGGTGGGTTATAGCAGCAAAGAGATCTCGTCCCTCATGAGCGACGGTGTCGTGCTTGCTGCACAGGAAGAGGCGGCGCGTTGA
- a CDS encoding carboxymuconolactone decarboxylase family protein, whose product MSLRRPARPRVGPRPDILEKSKPITPAANVRATIAHNPPLARAVGALCNTVLTEGKTPRRQRELVILRTGWNCEAEYEFGQHTLFGREAGLTDDEIAALTRPLKTHPWDDEDLVLLRMADELRADFTVTDETWQELAARWSTPEILELVFAVLCYMMVSGFLNTMGVEIDRGVPGWPVPKEAAG is encoded by the coding sequence TTGAGCCTTCGCCGCCCCGCACGTCCTCGAGTTGGACCGCGTCCCGACATCCTGGAGAAGAGCAAGCCGATCACACCGGCCGCCAACGTGCGGGCAACCATCGCCCACAACCCACCGTTGGCCAGAGCAGTCGGCGCGCTGTGCAACACGGTCCTGACCGAGGGCAAGACACCCCGTCGGCAGCGGGAACTGGTGATCCTTCGCACCGGCTGGAACTGTGAGGCCGAGTACGAGTTCGGCCAGCACACGCTGTTCGGTCGCGAAGCCGGCCTTACCGACGACGAGATCGCCGCGCTGACAAGACCGCTGAAGACCCACCCCTGGGACGATGAGGACCTTGTCCTGCTCCGGATGGCAGACGAGCTCCGAGCCGACTTCACGGTCACCGACGAGACATGGCAGGAACTTGCCGCACGGTGGTCGACCCCCGAAATCCTGGAGCTCGTCTTCGCGGTGCTGTGTTACATGATGGTTTCCGGATTCCTCAACACCATGGGTGTCGAGATTGACCGTGGAGTACCGGGGTGGCCGGTTCCCAAGGAAGCAGCGGGTTGA
- a CDS encoding CaiB/BaiF CoA-transferase family protein: MKVIDLSWLIPGPYVSMLLSDFGADVIKVEDTNSPDYLRTSIDAARHGGTSSIYQWLNRNKRGIAVNTREPEGVEIVRTLAREADVLVEGFRPGVAERRGLGYADISELNPSIVYCSVTGFGQSGPWAAMATHGGAYDAVAGLAVPYRLDDGTYAQYRPFPHGLTYGSWLAAMAVSAALTRAKTAGEGCYIDISCVDATMMALAQEALPVLNDGAQWPPDAEDEARLKYCYYETKDGRFMLLQALERPFWEAFCDVAGRPDLKERGAWNGDPMDRIKAKDDPELRRELVDIFRSRTQAEWTKLFLENNVAGAPYCSLSEAARNEHFLSRSMFLEQQHPDNAKTITTVANATKVLGQSFEIRRPAPEFGQHSDEILLALGYEESSISDLRARRIVR; the protein is encoded by the coding sequence GTGAAGGTAATCGACCTGTCCTGGCTGATTCCGGGGCCGTATGTCAGCATGCTCCTGTCGGACTTCGGCGCCGACGTGATCAAAGTCGAAGACACCAATTCGCCCGATTACCTGCGGACTTCGATCGACGCGGCCCGGCATGGCGGCACATCGTCCATCTACCAATGGCTGAACCGCAACAAGCGCGGTATCGCGGTGAACACCCGAGAGCCCGAGGGCGTCGAGATCGTCAGGACACTGGCGCGAGAGGCGGATGTGCTGGTCGAAGGCTTCCGACCAGGCGTGGCAGAACGCCGGGGTCTCGGATATGCGGATATCAGCGAACTGAACCCTTCCATCGTCTACTGCTCTGTCACCGGCTTCGGGCAGTCCGGACCATGGGCTGCCATGGCGACACACGGCGGTGCCTATGACGCGGTGGCCGGTCTCGCCGTCCCCTACAGACTCGACGACGGCACCTATGCCCAATACAGGCCATTCCCGCATGGACTGACATATGGATCATGGCTGGCGGCCATGGCGGTCTCCGCGGCGCTGACGCGAGCGAAGACAGCAGGTGAGGGTTGCTACATCGACATCTCCTGCGTCGATGCCACCATGATGGCCCTCGCGCAGGAAGCGTTGCCCGTCCTGAACGACGGAGCGCAGTGGCCGCCTGATGCCGAGGACGAGGCGAGGCTGAAGTACTGCTACTACGAGACCAAGGACGGCCGCTTCATGTTGCTCCAGGCTCTGGAGCGACCGTTTTGGGAGGCATTCTGCGACGTCGCTGGCCGCCCCGATCTGAAGGAACGCGGGGCCTGGAACGGCGATCCCATGGATCGAATCAAGGCCAAGGATGACCCGGAACTGCGCCGGGAGCTCGTTGATATCTTCCGGAGTCGCACCCAGGCGGAGTGGACGAAGCTATTTCTCGAGAACAACGTCGCTGGCGCTCCCTATTGCTCCCTGTCCGAGGCCGCGCGCAACGAGCACTTCCTGTCGAGGTCGATGTTCTTGGAGCAGCAGCACCCGGACAATGCGAAGACCATCACCACCGTGGCCAACGCCACGAAAGTCCTGGGCCAATCCTTCGAGATACGTCGACCTGCGCCTGAGTTCGGTCAACATAGCGATGAAATCTTGTTGGCGCTCGGATACGAAGAGAGTTCAATCTCGGATCTACGTGCCAGGCGAATCGTGAGATAA